The following are encoded together in the Bos mutus isolate GX-2022 chromosome 3, NWIPB_WYAK_1.1, whole genome shotgun sequence genome:
- the CZIB gene encoding CXXC motif containing zinc binding protein isoform X1, with amino-acid sequence MGKIALQLKATLENVTNLRPVGEDFRWYLKMKCGNCGEISEKWQYIRLMDSVALKGGRGSASMVQKCKLCSRENSIEILSSTIKSYNAEDNEKFKTIVEFECRGLEPVDFQPQAGFAAEGVESGTVFSDINLQEKDWTDYDEKAQESVGIYEVTHQFVKC; translated from the exons ATGGGG AAAATTGCGCTGCAGCTCAAAGCCACGCTGGAGAATGTCACCAACCTCCGGCCAGTGGGCGAAGACTTCCGGTGGTACTTGAAG ATGAAATGTGGCAACTGTGGTGAGATTTCAGAGAAGTGGCAGTACATTCGGCTGATG GACAGTGTGGCACTGAAGGGAGGCCGTGGCAGTGCCTCCATGGTCCAGAAGTGCAAGCTGTGTTCGAGGGAAAACTCCATTG AGATTTTGAGCAGCACCATCAAATCTTACAAC GCTGAAGACAACGAGAAGTTCAAGACGATAGTAGAGTTTGAGTGTCGAGGACTTGAACCAGTGGATTTCCAGCCCCAG GCCGGGTTTGCTGCTGAGGGTGTGGAATCGGGGACAGTCTTCAGTGACATTAATCTACAGGAGAAG GACTGGACTGACTATGACGAAAAGGCTCAGGAGTCTGTGGGAATCTACGAGGTCACCCACCAGTTTGTGAAGTGCTGA
- the CZIB gene encoding CXXC motif containing zinc binding protein isoform X2: MGKIALQLKATLENVTNLRPVGEDFRWYLKMKCGNCGEISEKWQYIRLMDSVALKGGRGSASMVQKCKLCSRENSIEILSSTIKSYNAEDNEKFKTIVEFECRGLEPVDFQPQDWTDYDEKAQESVGIYEVTHQFVKC, from the exons ATGGGG AAAATTGCGCTGCAGCTCAAAGCCACGCTGGAGAATGTCACCAACCTCCGGCCAGTGGGCGAAGACTTCCGGTGGTACTTGAAG ATGAAATGTGGCAACTGTGGTGAGATTTCAGAGAAGTGGCAGTACATTCGGCTGATG GACAGTGTGGCACTGAAGGGAGGCCGTGGCAGTGCCTCCATGGTCCAGAAGTGCAAGCTGTGTTCGAGGGAAAACTCCATTG AGATTTTGAGCAGCACCATCAAATCTTACAAC GCTGAAGACAACGAGAAGTTCAAGACGATAGTAGAGTTTGAGTGTCGAGGACTTGAACCAGTGGATTTCCAGCCCCAG GACTGGACTGACTATGACGAAAAGGCTCAGGAGTCTGTGGGAATCTACGAGGTCACCCACCAGTTTGTGAAGTGCTGA